One window of Neptuniibacter halophilus genomic DNA carries:
- a CDS encoding FadR/GntR family transcriptional regulator, producing the protein MSQGKPSLSQALSHTLQQQILFGDICPGQKLPSQRRLSEAYQLSRATVREAIKDLELKQMVETRHGGGSHCRNLLAPHFDMPVEGIGDNFEFQLQVLEMRAALEGEAAYYAALRATDQQMESIAEEYRAMQQRSSGHTTLAKAKADLRFHMMIAEASHHLLVVCFSQIFYSRYFNAIYGVLDRTLKRHGRYPDGISAQHTQIYQALRNRQPDLARKVAVEHIEYTRRQLEETE; encoded by the coding sequence GTGTCCCAGGGAAAACCGAGCCTGAGTCAGGCGCTGAGTCATACATTGCAGCAGCAGATACTGTTCGGGGATATCTGTCCGGGGCAGAAACTGCCCTCCCAGCGGCGTTTGTCTGAGGCGTATCAGTTATCCCGCGCCACCGTGCGTGAAGCGATCAAAGATCTGGAACTGAAACAGATGGTGGAGACCCGCCATGGTGGTGGATCCCATTGCCGCAATCTGCTGGCGCCGCATTTTGATATGCCGGTGGAGGGGATCGGCGATAACTTTGAATTTCAGTTACAGGTGCTGGAGATGCGTGCCGCCCTTGAGGGGGAAGCGGCTTATTATGCTGCGCTGCGCGCCACCGACCAGCAAATGGAATCGATTGCTGAAGAGTATCGGGCCATGCAGCAACGCAGCAGTGGCCATACCACCCTTGCCAAAGCCAAGGCTGATCTGCGTTTTCATATGATGATTGCTGAGGCCAGTCACCATCTGCTGGTGGTCTGCTTCAGCCAGATTTTTTACAGCCGCTATTTTAATGCCATCTACGGTGTTCTCGACCGCACGCTGAAACGTCATGGACGTTATCCGGATGGAATCAGCGCTCAGCATACTCAGATCTATCAGGCGCTGCGTAACCGGCAGCCGGATCTGGCACGTAAGGTGGCCGTTGAACATATAGAATACACCCGGCGCCAGCTCGAAGAGACTGAGTAA
- a CDS encoding mechanosensitive ion channel domain-containing protein codes for MDLSLRWLALAGLVLFWLAGPLKADSAAEIEQYQQQIEQLSASEAAVDISRRQLLQRLVSTLQGEIQQSERIESLQQELDQQPALQSELQDRLLTPLQPEPELEPEISDKALDKLITDINLNLLEIKRRQAQYKQTEGQALQRQQSIREQLSDLKVTGELADRSADPENSELLERLRNARFSEHSLRVQALELELLVLPRRTEIAKMQWQIAEQERLRQVARLDQLVVLKQERQRQQAEKTLKDLEYGSEEGSASPLLVMERDKNRLLSAALRTVLQAIDSREQERKALQERLTLLNSAFSVISQQLELETSQITPDQIQFMFANRTPLETGQTINRIARLQLDGNQLEQQSSELSQRLNDAEPLPGVELSAAQERVLLEIRTNRLRLLNQSVEAHQQLVDTLSQVLSLQRQINQKIEGSRELISRHLLWNPVTGPVSGKWLQEIAVSVKQLHGHWLKSLSEPLLIMGERFNIQVILAGLLCAGLLWLRAYTNRHQQRWAQQIGNVVDDRFHHSLQSFLLMPILAAAVPLFVWVVGINLINPGHPEAEIWTSMLQATVTLTWIILTLRAWLKRPYGLFMAHFGLNPVLAGGFRKRLAWVYPLALPAILLQLYCWNIDTDEMRSGLVRLTQVGLLLWVGLVLFSVLRLQPAGDDQEQDMPVWWMRVEHWTLGILFFGLLMLVLNVMGYLFTANFLIFALAQLLTVFLLTYIFFKLGMRLVLISKRRLEFDRVRERRAEMLEQRKNPDEDQPPPLETNFLNLKTISDHSKTLLKTSAVLVFVSLLWLTMADYFTFFGALDNVELWSTVSADGSAAAVTLKSVLFGVVILSLCLLAAYNLPGLLQLLVLRNLELAPGTGYAISSLIKYVLILVGVLGAFSSFGLEWGKLQWLVAALGVGLGFGLQEIVANFVSGLIILFEKPVRIGDTVTIDGLTGTVTRIQIRATTIIDWDRKEVIIPNKTFITQQLINWSLTDSTTRIVIPVGVAYGSDTELARGLMLEAAAEEERVLQDPKPEAFFTGFGDSTLNLELRLFVSAMADRLEMTHRVNTSIDRKFKQAGLEIAFPQLDVHIKRN; via the coding sequence ATGGATTTATCCTTGCGTTGGCTGGCCCTGGCAGGGCTTGTTCTGTTCTGGCTGGCCGGTCCTTTAAAAGCGGACAGTGCTGCAGAGATTGAGCAATACCAGCAGCAGATCGAACAGTTATCTGCCAGTGAAGCAGCGGTGGATATCAGTCGTCGTCAATTGCTGCAGCGACTGGTCAGTACCCTGCAGGGTGAAATTCAGCAGAGCGAGCGGATCGAAAGCCTGCAGCAGGAGCTGGACCAGCAGCCGGCATTACAGAGTGAATTACAGGATCGTCTGCTGACTCCGTTGCAACCTGAACCAGAGCTGGAACCGGAGATCAGTGATAAGGCTCTGGATAAACTGATCACCGATATCAACCTTAACCTGTTGGAGATCAAGCGGCGACAGGCGCAGTATAAGCAAACCGAAGGTCAGGCTCTGCAGCGGCAGCAAAGTATCCGGGAGCAGTTGTCTGATCTCAAAGTGACCGGGGAACTGGCTGACAGAAGTGCTGATCCTGAAAACAGCGAGCTACTGGAGCGTTTGCGGAATGCCCGCTTCAGCGAACATAGCCTGAGGGTGCAGGCGCTGGAACTTGAGTTGCTGGTGCTGCCGCGGCGAACGGAAATCGCCAAGATGCAATGGCAGATTGCTGAACAGGAACGCCTGCGGCAGGTGGCGCGTCTGGATCAACTGGTGGTTCTGAAGCAGGAGCGGCAGCGGCAGCAGGCAGAAAAGACCCTGAAGGATCTGGAATACGGCAGTGAAGAGGGCAGTGCCTCGCCACTGCTGGTCATGGAGCGGGACAAAAACCGTCTGTTATCCGCAGCGCTGAGAACCGTATTGCAGGCGATCGACAGTCGTGAGCAGGAACGCAAGGCGCTGCAGGAGAGGCTGACCCTGTTGAACAGCGCTTTCAGCGTGATTTCGCAGCAACTGGAGCTTGAAACCAGTCAGATCACTCCGGATCAGATCCAGTTTATGTTTGCTAACCGGACCCCGCTGGAGACCGGTCAGACCATTAATCGTATTGCCCGTCTGCAACTGGATGGCAATCAACTGGAACAGCAGAGCAGTGAACTGAGTCAGCGGTTGAATGATGCGGAACCACTCCCGGGAGTGGAGCTGAGTGCGGCTCAGGAACGCGTGCTGCTGGAGATCCGTACCAACCGTCTGCGGCTGTTAAATCAGAGTGTCGAAGCGCATCAGCAACTGGTTGATACCCTGAGTCAGGTGTTAAGCCTGCAGCGTCAGATCAATCAGAAGATCGAAGGCAGCCGCGAGCTGATCAGCCGTCATCTGTTATGGAACCCGGTTACCGGGCCTGTCAGCGGCAAGTGGTTGCAGGAGATCGCGGTCTCGGTGAAACAGTTGCATGGCCACTGGCTGAAAAGCCTGTCTGAACCGCTGCTGATAATGGGTGAGCGTTTCAATATTCAGGTGATTCTTGCCGGATTGCTCTGCGCCGGTCTGCTCTGGTTGCGTGCTTATACCAACCGGCATCAGCAGCGCTGGGCGCAGCAGATAGGCAATGTGGTGGATGATCGGTTCCATCACAGTTTGCAGAGCTTTTTGCTGATGCCGATACTGGCAGCAGCGGTACCGTTATTTGTCTGGGTTGTAGGCATTAACCTGATCAACCCGGGCCACCCTGAAGCGGAGATCTGGACATCCATGCTGCAGGCTACGGTGACTCTGACCTGGATCATCCTGACGCTGAGGGCGTGGTTAAAACGGCCGTATGGCCTGTTTATGGCGCACTTTGGTCTGAACCCTGTCCTTGCCGGAGGTTTCAGAAAACGTCTGGCCTGGGTTTATCCGCTGGCGCTCCCCGCGATTCTGTTACAGCTCTACTGCTGGAATATTGATACTGATGAGATGCGCTCCGGTCTGGTGCGTTTGACTCAGGTGGGCCTGCTGCTATGGGTGGGGCTGGTGCTGTTCAGTGTTCTGAGGCTGCAACCGGCCGGCGACGATCAGGAACAGGATATGCCCGTATGGTGGATGCGGGTCGAACACTGGACGCTGGGTATTCTTTTCTTCGGCCTGTTGATGTTAGTGCTGAATGTGATGGGCTATCTGTTTACCGCTAACTTTCTGATCTTTGCGCTGGCCCAGTTACTGACGGTGTTCCTGCTTACCTATATCTTCTTTAAGCTGGGTATGCGTCTGGTGCTGATATCAAAGCGCCGTCTCGAGTTTGACCGGGTCCGGGAGCGCCGTGCTGAAATGCTTGAGCAGCGGAAAAATCCGGACGAAGATCAGCCGCCTCCGCTGGAGACCAATTTTCTGAATCTGAAAACCATTTCAGATCATTCCAAAACATTGCTGAAAACCTCTGCGGTACTGGTGTTTGTATCGCTGCTGTGGCTGACCATGGCTGATTATTTCACCTTCTTTGGCGCACTGGATAATGTGGAGCTGTGGAGTACGGTAAGCGCTGATGGCAGTGCGGCAGCGGTGACGCTGAAATCGGTTCTGTTTGGTGTTGTGATCCTCAGCCTCTGTTTACTGGCTGCTTACAATTTGCCCGGGTTATTACAGCTATTGGTGCTGCGAAATCTCGAGCTGGCTCCGGGTACCGGCTATGCGATCAGCTCGCTGATCAAATATGTGCTGATTCTGGTGGGGGTGCTGGGGGCGTTCTCCAGTTTCGGACTGGAGTGGGGCAAGCTGCAATGGCTGGTGGCGGCGCTGGGTGTTGGTCTGGGCTTTGGTTTACAGGAGATTGTAGCCAACTTTGTATCGGGTTTGATTATTCTCTTTGAAAAGCCGGTAAGAATCGGTGACACGGTGACGATTGATGGACTGACCGGCACTGTCACCCGTATCCAGATTCGTGCCACTACGATTATCGACTGGGACCGTAAAGAGGTGATAATCCCGAATAAAACCTTCATTACTCAGCAGTTGATTAACTGGTCGCTGACGGATTCTACCACCCGTATTGTGATTCCGGTTGGTGTGGCTTATGGCTCAGATACTGAGCTGGCGCGGGGGCTGATGCTGGAAGCGGCAGCGGAAGAGGAGAGGGTGTTGCAGGATCCGAAACCGGAAGCGTTCTTTACCGGCTTTGGCGACAGCACGTTGAACCTGGAGCTGCGTTTGTTTGTCAGTGCGATGGCCGACCGGCTGGAGATGACGCATCGGGTGAACACCAGTATCGATCGTAAGTTCAAGCAGGCAGGGCTGGAGATCGCGTTCCCGCAGCTGGATGTGCACATTAAACGGAACTGA
- a CDS encoding YgaP family membrane protein: MQCNVGKTDRIIRIIIGLCIMLAGYLYGSWLGLIGLIPLGTALIGWCPAYLPFGFSSCKKPD, encoded by the coding sequence ATGCAGTGCAATGTAGGTAAAACAGATCGGATTATTCGCATAATTATCGGCCTGTGTATCATGCTGGCAGGTTACCTGTATGGTTCCTGGCTGGGCCTGATTGGCCTGATCCCGCTGGGGACTGCGTTGATTGGCTGGTGCCCGGCCTATCTGCCTTTTGGCTTCTCAAGTTGCAAAAAGCCAGACTGA